Proteins from one Pygocentrus nattereri isolate fPygNat1 chromosome 16, fPygNat1.pri, whole genome shotgun sequence genomic window:
- the LOC108431283 gene encoding glucose-dependent insulinotropic receptor, whose amino-acid sequence MMVDRNGTVSSSEVRGSYLEDMTPAVPVFTPPAQVGIDAIVMGWILSMGSALIISTNLLVAIALVLLIQKKGSQSWCFVLNLAIADILVGLAITSIATDALKGRASSVQKEVCLLRMAFVIAPSAASIFTMFFISLDRYMAIKLPLRYAQLMGRRMIAGALIFLWLLSTAVGFMPNMVVEMQHSSNQSICTFFSVIEPQSIIIVFCTTFFPVLLVFIYFYLDILKIACGHQRRIRQAMQAGSHCVMPSRYWGHVKALKTVAVLVGCFTLCWCPFFVVSIVQVLCPPCELYGFLENHLWLLGLTNSLINPLVYAFWQREVRQQLSDMFACIKASQCCVKVPNATEGCPIDHTKAIHTRHSVDQTQYCQFIFRDPAIVPISA is encoded by the coding sequence ATGATGGTTGATCGAAATGGGACCGTGTCCTCTTCGGAGGTGAGGGGGAGCTACTTAGAGGACATGACTCCAGCCGTGCCAGTCTTCACACCTCCTGCTCAAGTGGGCATAGACGCAATAGTCATGGGCTGGATCCTCAGTATGGGATCTGCTTTGATCATCTCCACCAACCTCCTGGTAGCTATTGCCTTGGTCCTGCTCATCCAAAAGAAGGGCAGCCAGAGCTGGTGCTTCGTCCTAAACCTGGCCATTGCTGACATCCTCGTGGGCCTGGCCATTACTAGCATTGCCACTGATGCTTTGAAGGGACGAGCATCCTCTGTGCAAAAGGAAGTGTGCTTGCTGCGCATGGCTTTTGTTATTGCGCCCTCTGCCGCCTCCATCTTCACTATGTTCTTCATCTCATTGGACCGTTACATGGCCATCAAGCTACCCCTGCGCTATGCACAACTCATGGGCAGAAGGATGATAGCAGGAGCTTTGATATTCCTGTGGCTGTTGTCCACAGCTGTGGGGTTCATGCCCAACATGGTGGTGGAGATGCAGCACAGTAGCAACCAAAGCATATGCACCTTCTTCTCAGTCATCGAGCCCCAGAGTATCATCATAGTCTTCTGCACTACCTTCTTCCCTGTACTCTTAGTCTTCATCTACTTCTATCTGGACATCCTGAAAATCGCCTGTGGCCATCAGCGGCGCATTCGACAGGCCATGCAAGCTGGCTCCCACTGCGTAATGCCTAGCCGCTACTGGGGGCATGTCAAGGCTCTGAAGACTGTTGCTGTACTTGTGGGCTGCTTCACACTCTGCTGGTGCCCTTTCTTTGTAGTCAGCATTGTGCAGGTGCTGTGCCCACCATGTGAACTTTACGGATTTCTAGAAAACCACCTATGGTTGCTGGGACTCACCAACTCCCTTATCAACCCCCTGGTATATGCCTTCTGGCAGAGGGAAGTGCGACAGCAACTCAGCGACATGTTCGCTTGCATTAAGGCAAGTCAATGCTGTGTTAAAGTGCCCAATGCAACTGAAGGATGTCCTATAGACCACACAAAAGCCATTCATACCAGACACTCTGTTGACCAGACACAGTATTGCCAGTTTATCTTTAGGGATCCTGCCATAGTGCCTATCTCTGCGTGA